From a single Bacillus pseudomycoides DSM 12442 genomic region:
- a CDS encoding catalase, which translates to MNPNNRLTTNQGAPVGDNQNSRTAGRRGPVLLEDYHLVEKLAHFDRERIPERVVHARGAGAHGVFVTKNSMKAYTKAAFLQNEGTETPVFVRFSTVIHGQGSPETARDPRGFAVKFYTEEGNYDIVGNHLPVFFIRDAIKFPDMVHSLKPAPDTNIQTPDRYWDFMTLSPESTHMMTWVFSDYGTPANYRQMEGFGVHSFKWISAEGKIVYIKYHWKPQQGVRNLSAKEVEQVQGKDFNHATRDLFDAIERGDYPKWDLHVQVMQLDEMDSLDFDPLDPTKVWPEDRFPLIEVGTMTLNRNPQNFFAEVEQAAFTPSATVPGIEPSEDKLLQGRLFSYPDTQRYRLGANYLQIPVNCPYAAVRNQQRDGAMQMNQQPSTINYEPSRHAENPVEDPAYRDSTMKLEGYVSREKIDKPNDFQQAGERYRSFSKKEQDNLIANLTNDLKDVHEQTKLLAICNFFRADRDYGMRLAKSLNVDISAYVGNPKK; encoded by the coding sequence ATGAATCCAAATAATCGCTTAACAACAAACCAAGGTGCTCCGGTAGGGGATAACCAAAATTCTCGTACAGCTGGTCGCCGTGGACCGGTATTATTAGAAGATTATCATTTAGTAGAAAAACTTGCTCATTTTGATCGTGAACGTATTCCAGAACGTGTTGTTCATGCGCGTGGCGCAGGTGCTCATGGTGTTTTCGTAACGAAAAATAGCATGAAAGCATATACGAAAGCAGCGTTTTTGCAAAACGAGGGAACAGAAACACCTGTATTCGTTCGTTTCTCAACGGTTATTCATGGGCAAGGTTCTCCGGAAACAGCTCGTGACCCACGTGGTTTCGCTGTAAAGTTTTATACAGAGGAAGGAAACTATGATATCGTTGGTAACCATTTACCAGTTTTCTTCATTCGTGATGCAATTAAATTCCCTGACATGGTGCACTCTTTAAAACCAGCACCAGATACAAATATTCAAACGCCAGATCGTTACTGGGATTTCATGACTTTGTCTCCAGAGTCTACACACATGATGACATGGGTATTCTCTGATTACGGTACGCCAGCAAACTATCGTCAAATGGAAGGTTTCGGTGTACATTCATTTAAATGGATTAGTGCAGAAGGTAAAATTGTTTATATTAAATATCATTGGAAACCACAGCAAGGTGTTCGTAACTTGAGTGCAAAAGAAGTAGAACAAGTACAAGGAAAAGACTTCAACCATGCAACTCGTGATTTATTTGATGCAATCGAGCGTGGAGATTATCCAAAATGGGATCTTCACGTACAGGTAATGCAACTTGATGAAATGGATTCTTTAGACTTTGATCCATTAGATCCAACAAAAGTATGGCCAGAAGATCGCTTTCCGTTAATAGAAGTCGGAACAATGACGTTAAATCGCAACCCACAAAACTTCTTTGCAGAAGTAGAGCAAGCTGCGTTTACTCCAAGTGCAACTGTACCTGGTATTGAACCGTCTGAAGATAAATTATTACAAGGACGTTTATTCTCTTATCCAGATACACAACGTTACCGTCTTGGTGCGAACTACTTACAAATCCCTGTGAACTGCCCATATGCAGCTGTTCGTAATCAACAACGTGATGGTGCAATGCAAATGAATCAACAACCATCAACAATTAACTACGAGCCAAGTCGTCATGCGGAAAATCCAGTTGAGGATCCAGCATACCGTGATTCAACTATGAAGCTTGAAGGTTATGTATCTCGTGAAAAAATCGATAAACCAAACGACTTCCAGCAAGCGGGTGAGCGTTACCGTTCATTCTCTAAAAAGGAACAAGATAACTTAATTGCCAACTTAACAAACGATTTAAAAGATGTGCATGAGCAAACAAAATTACTTGCAATCTGTAACTTCTTCCGTGCAGATCGTGATTACGGTATGCGCTTAGCAAAATCATTAAACGTTGATATTTCAGCGTATGTAGGAAATCCTAAGAAATAA
- a CDS encoding ammonium transporter — protein MNMGDTVFLFLATVMVMIMTPGLALFYGGMVRSKNVLSTTMHSYSAMAIVSIQWIFIGYSLSFGPDWNGVIGTLDWFGLQNVTYAPNADYSATIPHNLFMMFQLMFAILTPALISGAFAERMRFSAFLIFILIWTTIVYNPVAHWVWGVGGWLRELGALDFAGGNVVHITSGVAGLVLAIFLGKRKDVNGSSPHHLPFTLLGAGLLWFGWFGFNVGSALTLNDVALTAFINTNTAAAASALTWILAEWFFQSKPTVMGAACGAVSGLVAITPACGFVTPFSALLIGAIGGVLCFGAVFFLKHKLGYDDALDAFGCHGIGGTWGGIATGLFATTSVNSGGADGFFYGNAALLWKQLAAIGATYAFTIVMTYAIIKGISFFLPVRAHEHEEQMGLDISMHGEKAYEYSEKSLGEVAIQKEAK, from the coding sequence ATGAACATGGGAGATACTGTGTTTTTATTTTTAGCGACGGTAATGGTTATGATTATGACGCCAGGTTTGGCACTTTTTTACGGCGGAATGGTTCGTAGCAAAAATGTACTGAGTACTACAATGCATAGCTATAGCGCGATGGCGATCGTTTCCATTCAATGGATTTTTATCGGTTATTCTTTATCATTCGGGCCAGATTGGAATGGCGTCATTGGTACATTAGATTGGTTCGGCTTGCAAAACGTAACTTACGCACCAAACGCAGACTACTCCGCTACTATTCCTCACAATTTATTTATGATGTTTCAACTTATGTTTGCAATCTTAACACCAGCGCTCATTTCAGGAGCATTCGCTGAAAGAATGCGATTTTCTGCTTTTCTCATTTTCATCCTTATTTGGACGACAATCGTTTATAATCCCGTTGCCCATTGGGTATGGGGCGTTGGCGGATGGCTTCGCGAACTCGGAGCATTAGATTTCGCTGGCGGTAACGTTGTCCATATCACATCCGGTGTCGCTGGGCTTGTATTAGCGATTTTCCTCGGCAAGCGAAAAGACGTAAACGGATCTTCTCCTCACCATCTCCCCTTTACACTTTTAGGCGCAGGCTTATTATGGTTTGGATGGTTCGGGTTTAACGTCGGTAGCGCCCTTACACTGAACGATGTAGCACTGACCGCATTCATTAATACAAATACCGCAGCCGCAGCTTCCGCCTTAACATGGATCTTAGCAGAGTGGTTCTTCCAATCAAAACCGACTGTAATGGGAGCGGCTTGCGGCGCTGTATCAGGCCTCGTTGCTATTACACCAGCTTGCGGATTCGTCACTCCTTTCTCCGCTCTTTTAATCGGAGCGATCGGAGGCGTTCTTTGCTTCGGAGCTGTCTTCTTTTTAAAACATAAACTTGGCTATGATGATGCACTTGATGCATTTGGATGTCACGGTATCGGCGGAACATGGGGCGGCATTGCAACAGGACTATTTGCAACCACTTCTGTAAATAGCGGCGGCGCTGATGGATTTTTTTATGGAAATGCCGCACTCCTTTGGAAACAGCTAGCTGCAATTGGAGCGACTTATGCATTTACAATCGTGATGACGTACGCCATTATTAAAGGAATTAGTTTCTTCCTTCCCGTTCGCGCGCATGAGCATGAAGAGCAAATGGGGCTCGATATTTCGATGCATGGGGAGAAGGCTTATGAATATAGTGAGAAATCACTAGGCGAGGTGGCAATACAAAAAGAGGCTAAGTGA
- a CDS encoding LysM peptidoglycan-binding domain-containing protein yields MKLHKMKHLLPISAATITLVSNQGTADAATVYTVKKNDTLGGISIHYGVSVQAIKQANHKTNDRIYIGEQLTIPVSPSSSESTQQKDVAASNHSAQIVYQVQRGDTLEAIAKRYNVSIQSIRQANNTNGDRIYAGQHLIITTGISEQELDLMARLVTAEAGGEPYAGKVAVAKVILNRVDAVEFPNTITDVIYEPIKYGYAFTPVTDGRIDQPATREARMAVEEAISTKGINSDWLYFYNPKTSTDKWITTRQTVAVIGNHVFAK; encoded by the coding sequence ATGAAGTTACATAAGATGAAACATTTGCTACCTATATCTGCTGCAACAATTACACTCGTATCTAATCAAGGAACGGCCGATGCAGCAACGGTTTATACTGTTAAAAAGAATGACACTCTCGGGGGTATTAGCATCCACTATGGAGTTTCAGTTCAAGCCATTAAACAAGCGAATCATAAGACGAATGATCGAATTTATATTGGAGAACAATTAACCATTCCAGTCTCGCCTTCATCAAGCGAATCTACACAACAAAAAGATGTGGCAGCTTCAAATCATTCAGCTCAAATTGTTTATCAAGTTCAACGAGGAGATACATTAGAAGCTATCGCAAAACGATACAATGTATCCATACAATCAATTAGACAAGCTAACAATACAAACGGCGATCGGATTTATGCAGGTCAACACTTAATTATTACGACAGGTATTTCAGAACAAGAACTGGACTTAATGGCTCGTTTGGTCACTGCCGAAGCCGGAGGAGAGCCTTACGCTGGGAAAGTCGCAGTGGCCAAAGTTATATTAAATCGCGTTGATGCAGTAGAATTTCCAAATACAATTACCGATGTTATTTATGAACCTATTAAATACGGCTATGCCTTTACACCAGTTACAGATGGAAGAATTGATCAACCAGCAACCCGCGAAGCGAGAATGGCGGTAGAAGAAGCAATTTCTACTAAAGGAATTAATTCTGATTGGCTTTATTTTTATAATCCAAAAACCTCTACCGACAAATGGATTACGACACGCCAAACTGTTGCAGTAATTGGGAATCATGTGTTTGCTAAATGA
- a CDS encoding N-acetylmuramoyl-L-alanine amidase family protein, whose translation MKKTILPVLMSAMFVVPAVSHAENQEAVKQLAPKTEQAMQKTGWVKEGNTWYFYDQNGVKKTGWLKDKGTWYYLNANGTMKSSANGWNEGWLDEGGKRYFFDDSGAMRTGKLAEGGTVWYFNPDGSMVTGWELVDGDWYYFNDKTGASHAGWLSYNGKWYYFYDGPMKTGWVQDEGTWYYLNGDGPMKTGWLQENGNWYYLQSNGAMATGKHFIDGKWYSFKDNGVMM comes from the coding sequence ATGAAGAAAACTATTTTACCAGTTTTAATGTCTGCAATGTTTGTAGTTCCTGCAGTATCTCATGCTGAAAACCAAGAAGCTGTAAAACAACTTGCTCCAAAAACAGAACAGGCAATGCAGAAAACAGGTTGGGTAAAAGAGGGGAATACATGGTATTTCTATGATCAAAATGGTGTGAAGAAAACAGGGTGGTTAAAAGATAAGGGCACATGGTATTACTTAAATGCAAATGGCACAATGAAAAGCTCAGCAAATGGGTGGAACGAAGGTTGGTTAGATGAGGGAGGAAAGCGTTACTTTTTTGATGACAGTGGTGCTATGCGGACAGGAAAACTAGCTGAAGGTGGTACTGTATGGTATTTCAATCCAGATGGATCAATGGTAACGGGATGGGAATTAGTTGATGGTGATTGGTATTACTTTAATGATAAAACTGGAGCAAGCCACGCAGGTTGGTTAAGTTATAACGGGAAATGGTATTACTTTTATGATGGCCCGATGAAAACAGGCTGGGTGCAAGATGAGGGTACATGGTACTATCTGAATGGGGATGGCCCGATGAAAACAGGATGGCTACAAGAAAATGGCAATTGGTATTATTTACAGTCTAACGGTGCAATGGCAACAGGTAAACATTTCATTGATGGAAAATGGTATTCATTCAAAGATAATGGCGTTATGATGTAA
- a CDS encoding CvfB family protein — protein sequence MYLQPGSIEQVTVLRETEIGYMVGFDDEDGYEEVFLHKNEVAGEIEEGDTIDVFLYLDHQERISATMKTPLITISDWNWVKVVEVKPDLGVFVDIGVSKDILIPADEFPIYTPVWPEEGDELYCTLKLTNRGRLIALPARDSDMQEIIVEATPSMRNKNVNGRVYRSLQVGSFVLTDEHFRAFLHHTERKEQVRIGERVTGRIIDVKDDGTINISLLPRKEEGMEDDAAVVYEYMESRGGAMPFWDKSHPEDIKERFNMSKAAFKRALGKLMKEEKVYQEEGWTYFKK from the coding sequence ATGTATTTGCAGCCAGGATCGATTGAACAGGTAACTGTTTTACGAGAAACGGAAATTGGATATATGGTTGGATTTGACGATGAGGATGGTTATGAAGAAGTATTTTTACATAAAAATGAAGTAGCGGGAGAAATTGAGGAAGGCGATACGATTGATGTATTTCTATATCTTGATCATCAAGAGCGAATTTCTGCGACAATGAAGACGCCGCTTATTACGATAAGTGATTGGAATTGGGTAAAAGTCGTAGAAGTAAAACCTGATTTAGGTGTGTTCGTTGATATCGGTGTTTCTAAGGATATCTTAATCCCAGCTGATGAGTTTCCAATTTATACACCAGTTTGGCCAGAAGAAGGCGATGAGTTATATTGTACATTAAAATTAACAAATCGTGGTCGTCTTATTGCTCTTCCGGCAAGAGATTCAGATATGCAGGAAATTATTGTAGAGGCAACGCCATCTATGCGTAATAAAAATGTGAACGGACGTGTATATCGCTCACTTCAAGTTGGTTCGTTTGTATTAACGGATGAACATTTCCGTGCCTTTTTACACCACACAGAAAGAAAAGAACAAGTTCGTATTGGTGAGCGTGTAACGGGCCGTATTATTGATGTGAAAGATGATGGTACGATTAATATTTCACTTCTTCCGCGTAAAGAAGAGGGAATGGAAGATGATGCTGCGGTGGTTTATGAGTACATGGAGAGCCGCGGAGGAGCAATGCCGTTTTGGGATAAGAGCCATCCAGAAGACATTAAAGAACGTTTTAATATGAGTAAAGCAGCGTTTAAACGTGCGCTTGGTAAGTTGATGAAAGAAGAAAAGGTTTATCAAGAAGAAGGTTGGACGTACTTCAAGAAATAA
- the prsA gene encoding peptidylprolyl isomerase PrsA: MKRKQLWIATAALGTLMLSACGPKDNSEAIATSKVSTITKGDFDKQLKERYGKDMLYEMMAQDIMTKKYKVSDDEVDKEFKKAKDQFGDQFKTVLESNRLKDEDDFKNQIRFKLAMNEAIKKSITDKDVKANYKPEIKASHILVNDEKTANDIKKQLDEGASFEELAKQQSQDPGSKENGGDLGYFGPGKMVPEFEEAAYKLNVGEISKPIKSSQGYHIIKLTDKKELKPYDEVKDSIRKNLEEKLLADQTTGQKILLDEFKKADIKVKDSDLKDTFSRLSGQQ; this comes from the coding sequence ATGAAAAGAAAACAATTATGGATAGCAACAGCTGCGCTCGGAACGTTAATGCTGTCTGCTTGTGGTCCAAAAGATAACTCAGAGGCGATTGCAACATCAAAAGTTTCAACCATTACAAAAGGTGATTTTGACAAGCAGTTAAAAGAACGGTACGGAAAAGATATGCTATATGAAATGATGGCACAAGATATCATGACAAAAAAATATAAAGTATCTGATGATGAAGTCGATAAAGAATTCAAAAAAGCAAAAGATCAATTTGGTGATCAATTCAAAACGGTATTAGAAAGTAACCGCCTAAAAGATGAAGATGACTTTAAAAATCAAATTAGGTTCAAATTAGCAATGAACGAAGCCATTAAGAAAAGCATTACAGATAAAGATGTAAAAGCAAACTATAAACCTGAAATTAAAGCCAGCCACATTTTAGTAAACGATGAAAAAACGGCAAATGATATTAAGAAACAACTGGATGAAGGTGCTTCATTCGAAGAGTTAGCAAAACAACAGTCACAGGACCCAGGTTCAAAGGAAAATGGCGGAGACCTTGGATACTTCGGTCCAGGTAAAATGGTACCTGAATTTGAAGAAGCGGCTTACAAATTAAATGTCGGTGAAATTAGCAAACCTATCAAGTCATCACAAGGCTATCACATTATTAAACTTACCGATAAAAAAGAATTAAAACCATATGATGAAGTAAAAGATTCCATTCGTAAAAATCTGGAAGAAAAGTTGTTAGCAGATCAAACTACAGGTCAGAAAATATTGTTAGACGAATTCAAGAAAGCTGATATTAAAGTAAAAGATAGCGATTTGAAAGATACATTCTCTCGTCTTTCCGGGCAACAATAA
- the hemH gene encoding ferrochelatase codes for MNKKKIGLLVMAYGTPESLEDVEAYYTHIRHGRKPSQEALDDLVGRYKAIGGISPLAKITKEQARKLTNELNKSFSEFEFVCYLGLKHIAPFIEDAVEEMKRDGIEEAISIVLAPHYSTFSIKAYNERAQKISENINGPVIEPIEQWYDEPKFIAYWANQIKETFTRITDGEKAVVIFSAHSLPEKIIAAGDPYVKQLQHTADLIAEAAGIQNYTIGWQSAGNTPDPWIGPDVQDVTKDLYEKHGYESFVYCPVGFVAEHLEVLYDNDYECKVVTDELGASYFRPAMPNAQDLFIDCLVEIVSKKVNKIIDKKLILNNN; via the coding sequence ATGAATAAGAAGAAAATAGGTTTACTTGTGATGGCGTACGGAACGCCAGAATCACTTGAGGATGTAGAGGCGTATTATACGCATATTCGTCATGGACGTAAACCATCTCAAGAAGCGCTTGATGATTTAGTGGGGCGTTATAAAGCGATTGGTGGTATTTCACCACTTGCGAAAATTACAAAGGAACAAGCTAGAAAATTAACAAATGAGTTAAATAAGAGTTTTTCAGAATTTGAATTTGTATGTTATTTGGGACTAAAACATATCGCTCCATTTATTGAAGATGCGGTGGAAGAGATGAAGCGGGATGGTATTGAGGAAGCAATTAGTATTGTGTTAGCACCTCATTATTCAACTTTTAGTATTAAAGCGTACAACGAGCGTGCCCAAAAGATTTCTGAGAACATAAATGGTCCTGTTATAGAGCCGATTGAGCAATGGTACGATGAACCGAAATTTATTGCGTATTGGGCAAACCAAATAAAAGAAACATTTACTAGAATTACAGACGGAGAGAAAGCTGTTGTAATTTTTTCAGCGCATAGTTTACCAGAGAAGATTATTGCAGCAGGAGACCCGTATGTGAAGCAACTACAGCATACGGCAGATTTAATTGCTGAAGCAGCAGGTATTCAAAATTATACAATTGGCTGGCAAAGTGCAGGAAATACACCAGATCCATGGATTGGACCAGATGTACAAGATGTAACGAAAGATTTATACGAAAAGCATGGTTATGAATCTTTTGTATACTGTCCTGTCGGGTTTGTGGCAGAACATTTAGAAGTGCTGTATGACAACGATTATGAATGTAAAGTTGTAACGGATGAACTAGGTGCATCCTATTTCAGACCAGCTATGCCGAATGCTCAAGACTTATTTATTGATTGTTTAGTAGAAATTGTTTCCAAAAAAGTGAATAAAATAATTGACAAAAAGTTAATTTTGAACAATAATTAA
- a CDS encoding MerR family transcriptional regulator, translating into MAKQTGLTVQMLHHYDKIGLFSLPQSSDKGQRLYTETDIAKLQQVMSLKQLGFALAEIKEMIEKPNLNPVEVIKVQLESVKEHIRIQEQLCSLLRQPFPMSVI; encoded by the coding sequence TTGGCTAAGCAAACCGGACTTACGGTACAGATGCTCCATCATTATGATAAAATTGGGTTGTTTTCTCTCCCGCAGTCTTCTGATAAGGGACAAAGGCTCTACACTGAAACAGATATTGCAAAGCTGCAACAAGTTATGTCACTTAAACAGTTAGGTTTTGCTTTGGCTGAGATTAAAGAGATGATAGAAAAGCCAAATTTGAATCCGGTCGAAGTCATAAAAGTACAACTAGAAAGTGTAAAAGAGCACATTCGGATACAAGAACAATTGTGCAGTCTATTACGCCAGCCTTTTCCAATGAGTGTGATTTGA
- a CDS encoding alpha-amylase family glycosyl hydrolase, producing the protein MVFAFLAPIHTSAEEKREWQDEVVYSIMVDRFNNGDAKNDKQLDVGNLERYQGGDIQGIVKRIDYIKEMGFTTIMLSPIFKGETYDGYGMVDLQKVNEYFGSMQDVKQLVQEAHKRDMKVVFQFVVEKEQETLIDSIKWWMKEANIDGSYLMHSKEISRAFLNTVKQSVQGIKKDFLVMTDEGEGIHNEYYKHITDVFTKTDTPIKPLYDVSLIENGKVTSNFLDNQGTKRFVRIAKENAYYPPTRLKLALTYLYTTPGMPIVYYGTEIALDGGGVPDNRRLMDFKTDEKFLQYVTRLGEIRQKFPSLRRGTFELLYDKTGMSVLKRTYKDEVTLVAINNTKETQKVSLSANEIGENRELKGLLEDEIIREEDGNYYLVLKREEANVYQVREKTGVNWLFISLLIGVNVLFIAFLIAVKKKKK; encoded by the coding sequence ATGGTATTTGCTTTCTTAGCGCCTATACATACATCAGCAGAAGAAAAAAGAGAGTGGCAAGATGAAGTAGTATATTCTATTATGGTTGACCGTTTTAATAATGGAGATGCAAAAAATGATAAACAGCTTGATGTAGGGAATTTAGAAAGATACCAAGGGGGAGATATACAAGGGATTGTAAAGCGAATTGATTACATAAAAGAGATGGGATTCACTACTATTATGCTTTCGCCGATTTTTAAAGGTGAAACGTATGATGGGTATGGTATGGTTGATTTGCAAAAAGTGAATGAATATTTTGGGTCAATGCAAGATGTGAAACAACTTGTGCAAGAAGCACATAAACGAGATATGAAAGTGGTGTTTCAATTTGTTGTAGAAAAAGAGCAAGAAACGCTTATTGATTCGATAAAATGGTGGATGAAAGAAGCAAACATAGATGGAAGTTATCTTATGCATAGTAAAGAAATATCACGTGCCTTTTTAAATACAGTAAAACAAAGTGTTCAAGGAATAAAAAAAGATTTCCTCGTTATGACTGATGAGGGAGAGGGTATACATAATGAGTACTATAAGCACATAACAGATGTCTTTACGAAAACGGATACACCTATTAAACCACTTTATGACGTTAGTTTAATCGAAAATGGTAAAGTAACAAGTAATTTTTTAGATAATCAAGGCACAAAGCGGTTTGTCAGAATCGCGAAAGAGAACGCATATTATCCGCCGACTCGTTTAAAACTTGCGCTTACTTATTTATATACAACACCAGGGATGCCGATTGTGTACTACGGAACGGAAATTGCGCTTGATGGCGGGGGAGTGCCAGATAATCGCCGCTTAATGGATTTTAAAACAGATGAAAAGTTTTTACAGTATGTAACGAGATTGGGAGAGATTCGTCAAAAATTCCCCTCTCTTCGCCGTGGGACGTTTGAGTTGTTATATGATAAGACTGGGATGAGTGTGCTAAAAAGGACGTATAAAGATGAAGTGACACTTGTTGCAATTAACAACACGAAAGAGACACAAAAAGTTTCACTTTCGGCAAATGAGATAGGAGAAAATCGGGAATTAAAGGGATTATTGGAAGATGAAATCATTAGAGAAGAAGATGGGAATTATTATCTCGTATTGAAGCGAGAAGAAGCAAATGTATATCAAGTTAGAGAAAAAACGGGGGTTAATTGGCTTTTTATCTCTTTACTAATTGGGGTAAATGTTTTGTTTATTGCTTTTTTAATCGCGGTAAAGAAAAAGAAGAAATAA
- a CDS encoding SpaA isopeptide-forming pilin-related protein, with protein MKRKVLTKWFGIISLIIMLLGVSIPQAAAEIIHQEKFQINWNHIKFKGAEVKIKADLLKTSSKDVAYCLSPDLNSPNGEELPEIGKENDFVYRVLLYGYPQKTPAELGVSTKEEAYYATQLAIWVASKKIEIADSKPENQPVYNLVKQLIDKASKGTEVQETYLNIIPNEKQTVEQNGDYLETKLYTVQSNALSGVYSVQLEEAPEGVKILNEQGEEKNEFSIKEKFKILIPKKSTNGTFKLRVHTKLQSLQAVIFDGKQKVQNTTALLPRMSEKSSTDIAVQWESLGSLKITKVGENRETLKGAVFEVASENGDFRKEITTTKDGVALLNQLPIGTYIIKEIQAPEGYVLDPTIQRMEVKNGEIAKIEIKNKKIKNELQVTKIHDTYKNTKQSDDIQNKEYTEEKEHVSQEQYYLPSTGGKFPITSYIGISFVVLGLYILKVKHK; from the coding sequence ATGAAACGCAAAGTATTAACAAAATGGTTTGGAATTATAAGTTTAATCATTATGTTGCTAGGAGTTTCTATTCCACAAGCAGCAGCTGAGATAATACATCAAGAAAAGTTTCAAATTAACTGGAATCACATTAAATTCAAAGGTGCTGAAGTAAAAATAAAGGCAGATCTCTTAAAAACTTCATCAAAAGATGTTGCATATTGTTTATCACCTGATTTGAATTCACCAAACGGAGAGGAACTTCCTGAAATCGGGAAAGAAAATGATTTTGTATATCGTGTTTTACTTTATGGCTATCCTCAAAAAACACCAGCTGAACTGGGAGTTTCTACAAAAGAGGAAGCATACTATGCAACTCAATTAGCTATCTGGGTTGCATCTAAAAAAATCGAAATTGCTGATTCAAAACCAGAGAACCAACCGGTATATAATCTTGTAAAACAGCTGATAGACAAAGCTTCTAAAGGTACTGAAGTACAGGAAACATACTTAAACATAATACCTAATGAAAAACAGACAGTAGAGCAAAATGGGGACTATCTTGAAACCAAATTATATACGGTTCAATCAAATGCCTTATCTGGAGTATATTCCGTTCAATTGGAGGAGGCACCAGAAGGAGTGAAAATTTTAAATGAACAAGGTGAAGAAAAGAATGAATTCTCTATAAAGGAAAAATTTAAAATTTTAATTCCAAAAAAATCGACAAATGGAACTTTCAAACTAAGAGTACATACAAAATTGCAAAGTTTACAAGCAGTTATTTTTGATGGCAAACAAAAGGTTCAAAATACCACAGCTTTATTGCCAAGAATGAGTGAAAAAAGTAGTACTGATATAGCAGTGCAATGGGAATCATTAGGATCTCTAAAAATTACGAAGGTAGGAGAGAATAGAGAAACTTTAAAAGGAGCGGTATTTGAGGTTGCAAGTGAAAATGGCGATTTTAGGAAAGAAATCACTACAACTAAAGATGGAGTTGCACTATTAAATCAGCTTCCTATTGGTACATATATTATAAAGGAAATTCAGGCACCAGAGGGTTATGTACTGGACCCTACAATACAGAGAATGGAAGTAAAGAACGGCGAAATAGCAAAAATAGAAATAAAGAATAAAAAAATAAAAAATGAGCTGCAAGTTACAAAAATACATGATACATATAAAAACACTAAACAATCTGATGATATACAAAATAAAGAGTACACAGAAGAAAAAGAGCATGTAAGTCAAGAACAATATTACTTACCATCAACAGGAGGGAAATTTCCAATTACATCATATATAGGAATATCATTTGTTGTTTTAGGACTCTACATATTGAAAGTAAAACACAAATAA
- a CDS encoding YajQ family cyclic di-GMP-binding protein: protein MAKDSSFDIVSKVELPEVTNAINIALKEIQNRYDFKGSKSDIKLEKEVIVLTSDDEFKLDQVKDVLISKLVKREVPIKNLDYGKVESATGNTVRQRATLQQGIDKDNAKKINNIIKELKLKVKTQVQDDQVRVTAKSRDDLQAVIAAVRSADLPIDVQFINYR from the coding sequence ATGGCAAAAGATAGTTCTTTTGACATCGTTTCAAAAGTAGAATTACCAGAAGTAACAAATGCTATTAACATCGCATTAAAAGAAATTCAAAATCGATATGACTTTAAAGGAAGCAAGAGTGATATTAAATTAGAAAAAGAAGTAATCGTTTTAACTTCTGATGATGAATTTAAATTAGATCAAGTAAAAGATGTTCTTATTTCAAAACTAGTTAAACGCGAAGTACCAATTAAAAACTTAGACTACGGAAAAGTAGAAAGCGCTACTGGTAACACAGTACGTCAACGTGCAACACTGCAACAAGGTATCGATAAAGATAACGCGAAGAAAATTAATAACATTATTAAAGAGTTAAAATTAAAAGTGAAAACACAAGTACAAGATGATCAAGTACGCGTAACAGCAAAAAGCCGCGATGACTTACAAGCAGTAATCGCAGCGGTTCGTAGCGCTGATTTACCAATCGACGTACAATTCATTAACTATCGTTAA